From Pedobacter sp. MC2016-14:
TTGCTTACGAAACCACTCTAATTCGATAAACCGCCTTGATCTAAATGTGTTAATTTAATTTATGAATTTTAATATCCCGAATATTATTCGCTGGCTTTTTGGCCAGGGCTTAAAATATAAACCACTAAACCCGCCAGTCCAGGTTATTGTTGTAAAGAAATGGATAACGGCAGCAGAGGCCGCAGATCTGCTAAAGATTTCCAGACGGAGCTTGTACAATAACAGACA
This genomic window contains:
- a CDS encoding helix-turn-helix domain-containing protein produces the protein MNFNIPNIIRWLFGQGLKYKPLNPPVQVIVVKKWITAAEAADLLKISRRSLYNNRQQFVHKRVGRAVVYCEESIREFKL